A single region of the Actinoplanes sp. SE50/110 genome encodes:
- a CDS encoding DUF389 domain-containing protein, with translation MAVGLTGALLIAVNRSVLLAGVMMALSLVPAAALGGYALVVGDPATAGGAALRWVHDALIVFACAYLVVGIHRKRQRRTTQA, from the coding sequence GTGGCTGTCGGCCTCACCGGTGCCCTGCTGATCGCCGTGAACCGGTCGGTGCTGCTGGCCGGCGTGATGATGGCCCTGAGCTTGGTACCGGCCGCGGCGCTCGGCGGGTACGCGCTGGTCGTCGGTGACCCGGCCACGGCCGGCGGCGCGGCCCTGCGTTGGGTTCACGACGCGCTCATCGTCTTTGCCTGCGCGTATCTCGTCGTCGGCATTCACCGCAAACGCCAGCGCCGCACCACACAAGCCTGA
- a CDS encoding helix-turn-helix domain-containing protein has translation MAQRRREHHQLVHGLLAEGAGIRQIARHLGWGRHTVQRYARAATW, from the coding sequence ATGGCACAGCGCCGCCGTGAACACCACCAGCTCGTTCATGGCCTGCTCGCCGAGGGTGCCGGAATTCGGCAGATCGCCCGGCACCTCGGCTGGGGCCGGCACACCGTGCAGCGCTACGCCCGTGCCGCTACCTGGTAA
- a CDS encoding transposase, which translates to MIVGQKPRPSSLDPFKAHLLRRISEGCSKATVLHREITAQGFNGGYGIVRAFVEQHRARPDLSVMVKLPSVREVTGWICRHPDHLVERDSDRLRALLDRCPELATAADLVRSFAGMLTNLRGNQLSVWITAAQQAALPGLTGFATGLTNDLDAVTAA; encoded by the coding sequence ATGATCGTCGGGCAGAAACCACGCCCGAGCAGCCTCGACCCGTTCAAGGCTCATCTCCTCCGGCGCATCAGCGAAGGCTGTTCCAAAGCCACAGTCCTGCACCGCGAGATCACCGCACAGGGCTTCAACGGCGGCTACGGCATCGTCCGCGCCTTCGTCGAACAGCACCGCGCCCGCCCGGATCTGAGCGTGATGGTCAAACTCCCGTCGGTCCGCGAAGTAACCGGCTGGATCTGCCGCCATCCCGATCACCTTGTCGAGCGGGACAGCGACCGGCTCCGAGCCCTTCTTGACCGCTGCCCGGAACTGGCCACCGCTGCCGACCTCGTGCGCTCGTTCGCCGGCATGCTGACTAACCTGCGCGGAAACCAGCTCAGCGTCTGGATTACCGCCGCTCAGCAGGCAGCACTGCCCGGCCTCACGGGATTCGCTACCGGCCTGACCAACGACCTCGACGCCGTCACGGCGGCCTGA
- a CDS encoding GNAT family N-acetyltransferase translates to MTLRIEQPHHYDPVGAVHRSAFGGQHGSTVAELVDALRRDDPAALSLVSEQAGEVVGHIMFSRALLDAPRQLVAVQSLSPLTVAPQWQRRGIGSELIRGGLQRLDEGGIPLVFLEGDPGYYSRLGFSPAVEQGFRKPSLRIPDEAFQVVKLSAYEPWMVGTFVYSNIFWEHDCVGLREATHSDMGVLSGTE, encoded by the coding sequence ATGACCCTTCGTATTGAGCAACCGCATCACTATGACCCGGTAGGTGCTGTCCATCGAAGTGCCTTCGGTGGACAGCACGGCAGCACGGTGGCCGAGCTTGTGGACGCGTTGCGGCGCGATGATCCGGCAGCACTCTCACTGGTGTCTGAGCAGGCGGGCGAGGTCGTGGGGCACATCATGTTCAGCAGGGCGCTGCTGGACGCACCACGGCAGCTCGTGGCGGTTCAGTCTCTGAGCCCGCTCACGGTCGCGCCGCAGTGGCAACGCCGAGGAATCGGTTCTGAGCTCATCCGCGGTGGTCTGCAACGACTCGACGAGGGCGGTATCCCGTTGGTGTTCCTGGAGGGAGATCCCGGCTACTACTCCCGTCTGGGGTTCAGCCCCGCAGTGGAGCAGGGCTTCCGTAAGCCCTCGTTGCGGATTCCCGATGAGGCGTTCCAGGTCGTAAAGCTGTCGGCCTACGAGCCCTGGATGGTCGGGACGTTCGTCTACTCGAACATCTTTTGGGAGCATGACTGCGTCGGCCTGCGTGAGGCAACGCATAGCGATATGGGCGTCTTGTCAGGCACTGAGTAG
- a CDS encoding ATP-dependent DNA ligase, producing the protein MLHWPVVPVGTASLRALPEPGATPVIYEMKWDGFRTIIWRNADGVRVQSRHGTDLTAYFPDLVGPLTAALPPRAVLDGELLVWDPDRGRCSFGLLQRRLVAGRRIAEVSRKHPAHLVAFDLLRDGRGTELLDQPLSVRRAKLERMLRTAPPQLVLCPQTAVPAVARGWMQDLGTAGIEGVVIKKIDERYRPGTRSWTKVRTRDTAEYVVGGVTGTVDHPVTLLLGRYDRTGTLRYTGQTHPVRPEHRADLAAVLHALVFRGPQAGHPWPIPLPTAWTARFNDRRPLTYTPVEPTAVVEVEVDTAIDGPFGRARHGARLIRVRMDLRPADITLEQTASGDRVGSAAGR; encoded by the coding sequence GTGCTGCACTGGCCGGTCGTCCCTGTCGGCACTGCGTCACTGCGGGCACTTCCCGAACCGGGCGCCACCCCTGTGATCTACGAAATGAAGTGGGATGGTTTCCGGACCATCATCTGGCGAAACGCTGATGGTGTGCGCGTCCAGTCGCGCCACGGCACAGACCTCACTGCGTACTTTCCTGATCTTGTTGGTCCGCTGACCGCAGCATTACCGCCGAGGGCTGTCCTCGACGGCGAGCTCCTGGTCTGGGATCCCGATCGCGGCCGGTGCAGCTTCGGGTTGCTCCAACGCCGCCTCGTGGCCGGCCGGCGGATCGCTGAGGTATCCCGCAAACATCCCGCTCACCTGGTCGCCTTTGACCTTCTGCGCGACGGGCGCGGCACCGAGCTGCTGGATCAGCCGCTGTCGGTGCGCCGGGCGAAGCTGGAGCGGATGCTGCGGACCGCCCCGCCGCAGCTGGTGTTGTGTCCCCAGACTGCGGTGCCGGCGGTGGCACGCGGCTGGATGCAGGACCTCGGTACCGCCGGAATTGAAGGCGTCGTCATCAAGAAGATTGATGAACGGTACCGTCCCGGCACCCGGTCGTGGACGAAGGTCCGCACTCGGGACACCGCCGAATACGTGGTGGGTGGGGTGACCGGGACCGTGGATCATCCGGTGACCCTTCTTCTCGGGCGTTACGACCGGACGGGGACGCTGCGGTATACCGGCCAAACGCATCCGGTCCGGCCCGAGCATCGCGCTGACCTCGCCGCGGTCCTGCACGCTCTGGTATTCCGCGGCCCGCAGGCCGGGCATCCGTGGCCAATACCGTTGCCAACGGCATGGACCGCCCGGTTCAACGACCGGCGGCCGTTAACCTACACGCCGGTGGAACCGACAGCCGTTGTCGAGGTCGAGGTCGACACGGCCATCGACGGGCCGTTCGGCCGAGCCCGACACGGGGCGCGCCTGATCAGGGTCCGGATGGATCTGCGCCCAGCTGACATCACCCTCGAACAGACCGCCAGCGGTGATCGGGTTGGATCCGCGGCCGGACGGTGA